In Perca fluviatilis chromosome 11, GENO_Pfluv_1.0, whole genome shotgun sequence, the following proteins share a genomic window:
- the gng12a gene encoding guanine nucleotide-binding protein G(I)/G(S)/G(O) subunit gamma-12a, with the protein MSSKAHSSNNIAHARRTVQQLRIEASIERIKVSKASADLMNYCSEHARNDPLLMGIPASENPFKDKKHCTIL; encoded by the exons ATGTCTTCCAAGGCTCACAGTTCCAATAACATCGCCCATGCTCGGCGGACGGTGCAGCAGCTGAGAATAGAGGCCAGCATTGAGAGGATAAAG GTATCCAAGGCCTCTGCAGACCTTATGAACTACTGCAGTGAACACGCCAGAAACGACCCTCTCCTTATGGGCATCCCTGCCTCAGAAAATCCCTTCAAGGACAAAAAGCACTGCACTATATTGTAG
- the gadd45aa gene encoding growth arrest and DNA-damage-inducible, alpha, a, with protein sequence MYNMTFEELSGDYSQERMDSVAKALEEVLTSALPQGCITVGVYEAAKSLNVDPDNVVLCILATDDEDVKDVALQIHFTLIQAFCCENDINILRVNNTRRLAEILEGEGKQSGGEPMDLHCVLVTSPHSTSWKDPALSKVNRFCRESRCMDQWVPIINLPER encoded by the exons ATGTACAACATGACATTTGAGGAACTAAGTGGGGATTACTCTCAAGAAAG AATGGATTCAGTGGCGAAAGCTTTGGAAGAAGTCCTCACCTCTGCGTTGCCACAGGGCTGCATTACAGTCGGAGTCTACGAGGCTGCCAAATCACTCAATGT GGACCCTGATAATGTGGTCTTGTGCATCCTCGCCACTGATGACGAAGATGTGAAAGATGTGGCACTGCAGATCCACTTTACCCTAATTCAGGCTTTCTGCTGTGAGAATGACATCAACATCCTGAGAGTCAACAACACCCGGCGCCTGGCAGAAATACTGGAGGGAGAAGGGAAACAGAGTGGGGGTGAACCTATGGACCTCCACTGTGTCCTGGTCACT AGCCCACATTCTACATCGTGGAAGGACCCCGCTTTGAGCAAAGTGAACCGATTCTGCAGGGAGAGCCGCTGTATGGACCAGTGGGTACCCATCATCAACCTGCCCGAACGATGA